A single Sporosarcina sp. FSL W8-0480 DNA region contains:
- the gcvPB gene encoding aminomethyl-transferring glycine dehydrogenase subunit GcvPB, translating into MHKDNQPLIFEITKEGRIGYSLPELDVPEIDLSSHLPNGFLREESADLPEVSELDIMRHYTALSNRNHGVDTGFYPLGSCTMKYNPKINEFVARIPGFANIHPLQDESTVQGAMEMMYDLQQHLSEITGMDEVTLQPAAGAHGEWTALMMIRAFHEANGESNRTKVLVPDSAHGTNPASATVAGFDTVTIKTNEFGLVDIEDLKSKVDQDTAAFMLTNPNTLGLFERDVLEISEIVHGVGGKMYYDGANLNAIMAKVRPGDMGFDAVHLNLHKTFTGPHGGGGPGSGPVGVTSELAPFLPKPVLVKRDDKYTFEYDLPQSIGRVKPFYGNFGIYLRAYTYIRSMGPDGLKAVTEYAVLNANYMMRKLQPYFDLPYTQHCMHEFVLSGRRQKKLGVRTLDMAKRLLDFGFHPPTIYFPLNVEEGMMIEPTETESKETLDSFIDAMIQIAKEVEETPEVVQEAPHTTVINRLDETKAARQPVLRYIKEEELVNA; encoded by the coding sequence ATGCATAAAGATAATCAACCGCTTATTTTTGAAATTACGAAAGAAGGTCGAATCGGATATAGTCTTCCGGAACTTGATGTGCCGGAAATCGATTTGTCCAGCCATTTGCCAAATGGATTTCTGAGGGAGGAATCAGCTGACCTTCCTGAAGTTTCCGAGTTGGATATTATGCGTCATTACACAGCTTTATCTAACCGTAACCATGGTGTTGACACAGGTTTCTATCCACTTGGATCTTGTACAATGAAATACAACCCGAAAATCAATGAGTTCGTTGCACGTATCCCTGGATTCGCGAACATCCACCCGTTACAGGATGAGTCAACTGTCCAAGGTGCAATGGAAATGATGTATGACCTGCAACAGCATCTATCTGAAATTACAGGTATGGATGAAGTGACACTTCAACCAGCGGCAGGTGCACATGGTGAGTGGACTGCGTTAATGATGATCCGTGCATTCCATGAAGCGAATGGAGAAAGCAACCGTACGAAGGTTCTTGTCCCGGACTCCGCTCATGGAACGAACCCTGCTTCTGCGACTGTAGCTGGATTTGATACTGTTACCATTAAGACGAATGAATTCGGATTAGTTGATATTGAAGACCTGAAATCGAAGGTTGACCAAGATACAGCGGCATTCATGTTGACGAATCCAAATACACTTGGCCTTTTCGAGAGAGATGTTCTTGAAATTTCCGAAATCGTACATGGAGTCGGCGGCAAGATGTACTATGACGGTGCCAACCTAAATGCCATCATGGCAAAAGTACGCCCTGGAGATATGGGCTTCGATGCTGTGCACTTGAACTTGCATAAGACTTTCACTGGTCCTCACGGGGGCGGTGGTCCAGGTTCTGGCCCGGTCGGCGTAACGAGTGAATTAGCACCATTCCTACCGAAACCAGTACTTGTGAAGCGAGACGACAAATATACATTCGAATATGATCTTCCACAATCAATCGGACGCGTTAAGCCGTTCTACGGCAACTTCGGCATCTATCTACGTGCGTACACGTATATCCGTTCAATGGGTCCAGATGGTTTGAAGGCTGTTACGGAATATGCGGTATTAAACGCGAACTATATGATGCGCAAATTGCAACCTTATTTCGATTTGCCATATACACAACATTGTATGCATGAGTTTGTACTTTCTGGCCGTCGCCAAAAGAAATTGGGTGTCCGCACTTTGGATATGGCAAAACGACTGTTAGATTTCGGTTTCCATCCACCAACAATCTACTTCCCGTTGAATGTTGAAGAGGGGATGATGATCGAGCCGACTGAGACAGAATCCAAAGAAACACTTGATTCATTCATCGATGCAATGATTCAAATCGCGAAGGAAGTTGAAGAGACTCCAGAAGTTGTTCAGGAAGCTCCACATACGACTGTCATCAACCGTCTTGATGAAACGAAGGCAGCTCGTCAACCGGTATTGCGATACATCAAAGAAGAAGAGCTTGTAAATGCGTAA
- the gcvPA gene encoding aminomethyl-transferring glycine dehydrogenase subunit GcvPA, producing the protein MKLKHRYIPMTDKDREEMLSAIGVATVDELFEDIPEKARFKGELNIKKAKSESALTKELAQLAAKNADARTYASFLGAGVYDHYKPIIVDHVISRSEFYTAYTPYQPEISQGELQAIFEYQTMICELTGMDIANSSMYDGGTALAEAGTMAAGHTRRKKILVSETVHPESRDVVAAYAAGQFIEVVTVPHKDGVTDIAQLEELLDDNTAGVLVQYPNFFGQVEDIKKIGDMVHDKGGLLVVSANPLSLGVLTPPGKLGADITVGDAQPFGIAEQFGGPHCGYFASTKKLMRKMPGRLVGETTDDEGRRGYVLTLQAREQHIRRDKATSNICSNQALNALAASVAMTALGKAGVKEIAYQNIAKTAYAKSAFEKAGFEVAFRGAHFNEIVVKVNKSVKEINAKLLEKGFIGGYDLGLTYPELSNHCLIAVTEQRTKEEIDALVQEMEASNA; encoded by the coding sequence ATGAAGCTCAAGCATCGTTATATTCCTATGACGGATAAAGATCGCGAAGAAATGCTGTCAGCAATCGGCGTAGCGACCGTTGATGAACTTTTTGAAGATATTCCTGAAAAAGCCCGTTTTAAAGGTGAATTGAATATTAAGAAGGCAAAATCCGAATCCGCATTAACGAAGGAACTTGCTCAACTTGCGGCTAAGAATGCTGATGCACGTACATATGCATCATTCCTTGGAGCTGGTGTATATGATCACTACAAGCCGATCATCGTAGACCATGTAATTTCCCGTTCTGAATTTTACACAGCATATACACCGTATCAGCCTGAAATTTCACAAGGTGAATTGCAGGCGATCTTCGAATACCAAACAATGATTTGTGAATTGACTGGCATGGATATTGCGAACTCCTCCATGTATGACGGCGGAACTGCACTTGCGGAAGCAGGAACTATGGCTGCGGGTCATACTCGCCGTAAGAAGATCCTTGTTTCTGAAACTGTGCATCCGGAATCAAGAGATGTTGTGGCGGCTTATGCTGCTGGACAATTTATCGAAGTAGTGACTGTCCCGCATAAAGACGGTGTGACAGATATCGCTCAGCTTGAGGAGTTATTAGATGACAATACAGCAGGTGTACTTGTACAATATCCTAACTTCTTTGGACAAGTGGAAGATATTAAAAAAATCGGTGATATGGTTCATGACAAAGGTGGATTACTTGTCGTCTCCGCTAACCCGCTTTCCCTTGGTGTATTGACACCACCAGGAAAATTGGGTGCAGACATTACTGTAGGAGATGCTCAACCATTCGGGATTGCTGAACAATTCGGCGGACCTCACTGTGGTTACTTCGCATCGACTAAAAAGCTGATGAGAAAAATGCCTGGCCGATTAGTTGGGGAGACAACTGACGATGAAGGCAGACGCGGTTATGTATTGACGCTTCAAGCAAGGGAGCAGCATATCCGTCGTGACAAGGCTACATCCAATATCTGTTCGAACCAAGCATTGAACGCTCTTGCAGCTTCTGTTGCGATGACTGCTTTAGGTAAAGCTGGTGTGAAGGAAATTGCTTACCAAAATATCGCGAAAACAGCTTATGCGAAAAGTGCATTTGAAAAAGCAGGTTTTGAAGTAGCTTTCCGCGGAGCACATTTCAATGAAATTGTTGTTAAAGTAAACAAATCTGTAAAAGAGATAAACGCTAAGCTTCTTGAAAAAGGATTCATCGGTGGATATGATCTTGGATTGACATATCCTGAGCTTTCCAACCATTGTTTGATCGCGGTCACTGAACAGCGTACAAAAGAAGAAATCGATGCACTTGTGCAGGAAATGGAGGCTTCCAATGCATAA
- the gcvT gene encoding glycine cleavage system aminomethyltransferase GcvT, producing the protein MAVTETLKLKRTALFDSYKEYGGKTIDFGGWELPVQFSSIKAEHEAVRTKAGLFDVSHMGEVFVSGDGALNFLQKLVTNDVSKLKDGQAQYTAMCYENGGTVDDLLIYKRKDNDYLLVVNASNIEKDVEWMKKHATDDVVIDDRSDEFGLVALQGPKAQGILQKLTSEPLDEIKFFRFKENVDVSGHNVLISRTGYTGEDGFEIYGSPESIVALWPIILKAGEEEGVVPAGLGARDTLRFEAGLPLYGQELSKDISPLEAGLGFVVKVNKEADFIGKEVLTKQKEEGVSRKLVGLEMIDKGIPRTGYKVYVGDQEIGEVTTGTQSPTLKKNIGFALLSTEHTAVGTEVEVEVRSKRLKAVLIATPFYKR; encoded by the coding sequence ATGGCTGTGACAGAAACTTTGAAACTGAAACGTACCGCGCTTTTTGATAGCTATAAGGAGTATGGCGGTAAAACAATCGATTTCGGTGGTTGGGAATTGCCTGTTCAATTTTCAAGCATCAAAGCTGAACATGAAGCGGTTAGAACAAAAGCAGGTCTATTTGATGTATCGCATATGGGTGAAGTTTTCGTATCCGGAGATGGGGCTCTAAATTTCTTGCAAAAGCTTGTTACGAATGATGTTTCAAAACTGAAGGACGGTCAAGCACAGTACACTGCAATGTGCTATGAGAACGGGGGGACCGTAGATGATCTATTAATCTATAAAAGAAAAGACAATGACTATTTATTGGTCGTAAATGCTTCAAACATTGAAAAAGACGTCGAATGGATGAAGAAACATGCAACTGATGATGTCGTCATTGATGACCGTTCTGACGAATTTGGTTTAGTTGCACTACAAGGACCGAAAGCGCAAGGAATCTTGCAGAAATTGACGTCTGAACCTTTAGATGAAATCAAATTCTTCCGTTTTAAAGAGAACGTCGATGTTTCTGGCCACAATGTCTTAATTTCCCGTACAGGTTATACAGGTGAGGACGGCTTTGAAATTTATGGATCTCCAGAATCCATTGTTGCTCTTTGGCCGATCATCCTTAAAGCTGGGGAGGAGGAAGGCGTTGTCCCAGCTGGATTAGGTGCACGTGATACCCTCCGCTTTGAGGCAGGGTTACCTCTTTATGGCCAAGAGTTATCGAAAGATATTTCCCCGCTTGAAGCAGGCTTAGGCTTTGTTGTGAAGGTGAATAAGGAAGCAGATTTCATTGGCAAAGAAGTATTGACTAAACAAAAAGAAGAAGGCGTATCAAGAAAACTTGTTGGCCTTGAAATGATAGATAAAGGAATTCCACGTACGGGTTATAAGGTGTATGTCGGCGATCAGGAGATCGGAGAAGTTACAACTGGTACGCAGTCCCCGACTTTGAAAAAGAATATCGGTTTCGCACTCCTGTCAACCGAACATACAGCAGTTGGAACGGAAGTAGAAGTGGAAGTTCGAAGCAAGCGCTTGAAAGCAGTATTAATTGCAACACCATTTTATAAACGATAA
- a CDS encoding shikimate kinase, with protein sequence MKKVYLVGFMGSGKSAIGRRLSTLLNIPFYDMDAEISGRTGMTIPQIFEAYGEESFREMETEFLRNFHDEFCIIATGGGVAMREENRSIMRKTGLVFYLNANFRDIWRRISTDINRPIVQRSTRGELESIFNERMPFYLKSAHIKVETAERTLKEITQYIAFQIDRLKN encoded by the coding sequence ATGAAGAAAGTTTACTTGGTGGGATTTATGGGGAGTGGAAAGAGTGCAATCGGCAGACGGTTGAGCACTTTGTTAAATATCCCCTTTTACGATATGGATGCTGAGATTTCCGGACGAACCGGAATGACGATCCCTCAAATATTCGAAGCATATGGGGAAGAGAGTTTCCGGGAAATGGAAACTGAGTTCTTACGGAATTTTCATGATGAGTTTTGTATCATCGCCACGGGCGGGGGAGTAGCGATGCGTGAGGAAAACAGAAGCATTATGAGAAAGACTGGGCTCGTTTTTTATCTGAATGCTAACTTCCGAGATATTTGGCGTAGAATCTCCACGGACATCAACCGTCCAATTGTTCAACGTTCAACGCGAGGTGAGTTGGAGTCTATTTTCAATGAAAGGATGCCATTCTATCTCAAAAGTGCACATATCAAAGTCGAGACGGCGGAACGGACATTGAAAGAGATTACTCAGTATATAGCGTTTCAAATCGATCGTTTGAAAAATTAG
- a CDS encoding ComGF family competence protein — protein MHKLLKDEKGFTFLESIFHLVIAAIFLQFVILFFYWKAPIERQLEDYFATEWELFAIDLQELLLEVDELTLSLGNRGISFTNDRGRIQVGQVETVIRKTTHEKGYIPLFTNVAKTAFIVEDYELLLKVTMLDGSVRERRFAIGSYSK, from the coding sequence GTGCATAAACTTTTAAAGGATGAAAAAGGGTTTACATTTTTAGAGTCAATCTTTCATTTAGTAATCGCTGCTATTTTTCTTCAATTTGTCATTCTTTTTTTCTATTGGAAAGCACCTATCGAGCGACAATTGGAAGATTATTTTGCGACCGAATGGGAGCTATTTGCAATTGACCTTCAAGAATTATTACTTGAAGTTGATGAGCTAACACTTTCGCTCGGAAATCGAGGCATTTCATTTACGAATGATAGGGGAAGGATTCAAGTCGGACAGGTCGAAACTGTCATTCGGAAAACGACCCATGAGAAAGGGTATATCCCGCTTTTTACCAATGTTGCTAAAACGGCTTTTATAGTGGAGGATTATGAATTGCTTTTGAAAGTGACGATGCTTGACGGCAGTGTGCGGGAGAGGAGATTTGCAATTGGCTCGTATTCAAAATGA
- the comGD gene encoding competence type IV pilus minor pilin ComGD, whose protein sequence is MKNNQSGYTFLEMLLVLSVVLILTVVIIPIGDRWIQKQSEEEALQTFIATIHHAQAYAIAHEVHTSITFPNSGRSYSLHTPNPVTYSTIDFPDGMRWVAGDRLKKVDFHPNGHIINPGTLIIRTSTGDKRITLQLQHGRMLIYDQ, encoded by the coding sequence TTGAAAAATAACCAATCAGGCTACACTTTCCTTGAAATGCTTTTAGTTCTTAGTGTCGTACTCATCCTTACGGTCGTCATCATTCCGATTGGCGACCGTTGGATTCAAAAACAAAGCGAGGAAGAGGCACTTCAAACGTTTATAGCAACAATCCATCATGCTCAAGCATATGCGATTGCTCATGAGGTACACACTTCCATTACTTTTCCCAACTCTGGGAGATCATACAGCCTGCACACTCCGAACCCTGTTACGTACTCAACCATCGATTTTCCGGATGGCATGAGATGGGTTGCTGGCGATCGGCTAAAAAAGGTTGACTTCCATCCGAATGGCCATATTATCAATCCGGGAACGCTTATCATTCGCACTTCAACTGGAGATAAGCGGATAACTTTGCAGTTACAACATGGGAGGATGCTCATTTATGATCAATGA
- the comGC gene encoding competence type IV pilus major pilin ComGC: MKFIKSEQGFTLIEMMIVLLIISVLVLIAVPNVSKHAKTIDEKGCEAYMQMVEGQIAAYRMEKHKTPTSLSDLGDDYLPKGAKCPDDREIMIDENGKVVPVKKPGGN, encoded by the coding sequence TTGAAGTTTATTAAAAGCGAGCAAGGATTCACGTTGATAGAGATGATGATTGTGTTGTTGATAATTTCGGTATTGGTGTTGATAGCTGTACCGAATGTGTCTAAACATGCAAAGACCATAGATGAAAAAGGTTGTGAAGCCTATATGCAAATGGTGGAGGGCCAGATTGCGGCGTACAGAATGGAAAAACATAAAACCCCTACATCACTAAGTGATCTCGGGGATGATTACTTGCCCAAAGGTGCAAAATGTCCAGATGATAGAGAAATAATGATTGACGAAAATGGAAAAGTAGTTCCAGTTAAGAAACCTGGTGGAAATTGA
- the comGB gene encoding competence type IV pilus assembly protein ComGB, protein MAKKGFMVFFGISQSIDNRSAFLERLSILLQEGYTFHDGLILLLPHHAKNYSDLLSQVESDLKSGQGITSILERLGFSPSVLLPVIVSEVDGRLAETLKGIAERLKRTDERRKKLRSLLLYPVVLFFFMTILLVGYRNYFLPNLQALSVSRNEAGTGFVEMLPIIVSKIPDVIIASVLVVFIVAVVGTLFYRKLLPSSKIGFLLKIPIIGRFFTKLNTRDFAGEIGSLLQSGLSMQDALDVLVEQEVDPIMSEVAGVIKKHVVYGESFDQAIHLTNSLLDDLGAYAKHGSDTGHLAKELIIYSEKLNEMVEEEMGKWLSMLQPILFTILAICILSAYLALLLPVYGMFDKI, encoded by the coding sequence ATGGCTAAGAAAGGGTTCATGGTTTTCTTTGGCATATCGCAAAGTATTGATAACCGTTCTGCCTTTTTAGAAAGACTATCGATTTTATTACAGGAAGGTTATACATTTCATGATGGTCTTATTTTGTTACTGCCTCATCATGCGAAAAATTATTCGGACCTCCTGAGTCAAGTGGAGTCTGATTTAAAAAGCGGACAAGGGATTACGTCAATTCTCGAAAGGCTTGGATTTTCGCCAAGCGTCCTTTTGCCGGTTATTGTTTCTGAAGTAGATGGGCGATTGGCAGAAACATTGAAGGGGATTGCCGAACGGCTGAAAAGGACCGATGAGAGAAGAAAAAAATTAAGAAGTCTCCTTCTTTATCCAGTAGTCCTTTTTTTCTTCATGACAATATTGCTTGTAGGCTATCGAAACTACTTCCTGCCAAATTTGCAGGCATTATCCGTATCAAGAAATGAAGCAGGGACTGGATTCGTTGAGATGCTACCTATTATTGTCTCCAAAATTCCTGACGTTATCATCGCTTCTGTTTTAGTGGTGTTTATAGTGGCGGTGGTCGGGACGCTATTCTACCGGAAGCTTTTGCCATCTTCCAAAATCGGCTTTCTATTGAAGATTCCCATAATCGGGCGTTTTTTTACAAAACTTAACACACGGGATTTCGCGGGTGAGATCGGAAGCCTATTGCAATCCGGGCTATCAATGCAGGATGCCCTTGACGTATTGGTTGAACAAGAAGTGGACCCCATCATGAGCGAAGTGGCAGGCGTGATTAAGAAACATGTCGTTTACGGCGAATCATTCGATCAAGCAATCCATTTGACTAACAGCCTTCTTGATGACTTAGGTGCATATGCGAAGCATGGTTCCGATACGGGACACCTTGCGAAAGAACTTATTATCTATAGTGAAAAACTGAATGAGATGGTTGAAGAAGAGATGGGAAAGTGGCTATCAATGTTGCAACCGATTTTATTTACAATACTGGCCATATGTATTTTATCCGCTTATTTGGCATTGCTATTACCGGTATATGGCATGTTCGATAAAATTTAA
- the comGA gene encoding competence type IV pilus ATPase ComGA translates to MEMRTNLIEIKCLELLERAVFNDATDIHLVPMREGYDVRFKKNSKLERAGTYPPQLATRMISFYKFLSSLDISDKRKPQSGSFHKKVHDKNYSFRVSTIPSIHMKESVVIRLQRHDRILPLEKLCIDPIWEQKFRYAIQEQQGLIIITGPTGSGKTTTIYSLTAHCVNHLERHVITLEDPVENNHAHLLQIEVNERSGMTYAAGLKAILRHSPDVIMIGEIRDAETAKTAVAAALTGHLVLTTVHSKDPEGCFYRLMDFGITPEELRQTIVCISAQRLIQKNDGSAGVVFEIVQGNLLDTIAESISKGEKVSIPREMKMESLLKKYGRQSVETYG, encoded by the coding sequence ATGGAAATGCGTACTAACCTCATTGAAATAAAATGCCTTGAACTTTTGGAACGTGCAGTATTCAATGATGCGACCGATATCCATCTTGTTCCGATGCGTGAAGGTTATGATGTGCGTTTCAAAAAGAATTCGAAATTAGAGCGGGCTGGCACATATCCCCCACAGTTGGCCACCCGTATGATCTCCTTTTACAAATTCCTTTCATCATTAGATATTAGCGATAAACGTAAACCTCAAAGTGGCTCATTTCATAAAAAAGTACATGATAAAAATTACTCGTTTCGCGTTTCAACGATTCCATCCATCCATATGAAAGAAAGCGTCGTCATACGATTGCAAAGGCATGATAGAATTTTGCCCCTTGAAAAATTATGCATCGACCCAATTTGGGAACAAAAATTTCGTTATGCTATCCAGGAACAGCAAGGGCTAATTATCATCACTGGGCCAACCGGCAGTGGAAAAACGACAACTATTTACTCACTAACTGCACATTGCGTCAATCATTTGGAAAGGCATGTCATCACATTAGAAGACCCGGTAGAAAATAATCATGCCCATTTGCTGCAAATCGAAGTGAATGAAAGATCCGGCATGACGTATGCGGCTGGTTTGAAAGCAATTCTAAGGCATTCGCCTGATGTTATTATGATTGGTGAAATTAGAGATGCGGAAACCGCGAAGACCGCGGTAGCGGCTGCTTTAACAGGACATCTTGTGTTGACTACGGTCCATTCAAAGGATCCGGAAGGCTGCTTTTACAGATTAATGGATTTCGGAATCACACCGGAAGAGCTGCGACAGACGATTGTCTGCATCTCTGCGCAGCGCTTGATACAGAAAAACGATGGAAGTGCAGGCGTAGTATTTGAAATCGTCCAAGGGAATTTATTGGACACTATAGCCGAATCGATTAGTAAGGGAGAAAAGGTATCCATCCCACGAGAGATGAAAATGGAATCGCTCTTAAAGAAATATGGCAGACAAAGTGTAGAGACATATGGCTAA
- a CDS encoding DUF2626 family protein yields the protein MDNMFKLCGFWTGIFAVMFFVGGMMPATVIFVASTIFFLLLGYLNLTERMYMYMFGAYLMIFMVGFSYYSTFIHVQGGH from the coding sequence ATGGATAATATGTTCAAGCTATGCGGTTTTTGGACGGGTATTTTCGCTGTTATGTTTTTCGTCGGTGGAATGATGCCAGCAACCGTTATATTCGTAGCCAGCACTATTTTCTTCCTGTTGCTTGGATATTTGAACCTTACAGAGCGTATGTATATGTACATGTTCGGAGCTTACCTAATGATTTTCATGGTAGGATTCAGCTACTACTCAACATTCATTCATGTACAAGGCGGTCATTAA
- a CDS encoding MBL fold metallo-hydrolase: MLKIRTYPLGPIQTNCYIIEDSEGQCLVVDPGEEGSKIIEKIETRNGKPLAILLTHAHFDHIGAVDEVRNHYSIPVYIHREEQYWLMNPDLNGSSRYPGLPLVANKAADHFLQDGPLKIGPFQFEVRHTPGHSPGSVSFVFTDAQFAVVGDTLFKQSIGRTDLPNGDTNTLLNSIQGKLLSLPDNFKVYPGHGLATTVGDEKVSNPFLK; this comes from the coding sequence ATGTTAAAAATACGTACATATCCATTAGGGCCGATTCAAACGAACTGCTATATTATTGAAGACAGTGAAGGACAATGCTTGGTTGTGGATCCCGGAGAAGAGGGAAGCAAGATTATCGAAAAAATCGAAACTAGGAATGGTAAACCTTTAGCTATTCTTTTGACGCATGCACATTTTGATCATATTGGAGCGGTAGATGAAGTTAGAAATCATTACTCCATTCCGGTCTATATACATCGGGAAGAACAATATTGGCTGATGAATCCGGATCTGAACGGTTCGTCAAGGTATCCTGGGTTGCCACTCGTTGCAAATAAGGCGGCCGATCACTTTTTACAGGATGGCCCATTAAAAATAGGACCGTTTCAATTTGAAGTCCGACATACACCAGGACATTCACCCGGCAGTGTGTCATTTGTTTTTACAGATGCACAATTCGCTGTCGTTGGAGATACACTATTCAAACAAAGTATAGGGCGAACGGATCTGCCCAATGGAGATACAAATACATTGCTCAATTCAATCCAAGGAAAGCTTTTGTCATTGCCTGATAACTTCAAAGTATATCCAGGGCATGGCCTGGCGACAACCGTAGGTGATGAAAAAGTATCGAATCCGTTTCTGAAATAA
- a CDS encoding DUF2759 family protein, whose protein sequence is MNASLILMVIFGLVAILSVVGTVQGFKERNILSIVFNLAAAVIFGGFTIATVVFGGYPATLH, encoded by the coding sequence ATGAACGCAAGTTTAATTTTAATGGTAATCTTCGGCTTGGTGGCGATTCTTTCCGTTGTCGGAACTGTACAAGGTTTTAAAGAGCGCAATATCCTAAGCATCGTGTTCAATTTAGCGGCTGCTGTTATCTTTGGCGGTTTCACAATTGCAACAGTAGTTTTCGGAGGATACCCGGCAACTCTACATTAA